CGGATGGACGGGATCCGACAGGTCCAGGATGCGCAGCCCTCCATTCGCGTCGGCGAGGTAGGCGCGACCGGCGTCCAGCGCCACCATGCGCGCGCCTCCGGGCGTGTCCAGGCGGAAGACCTCGTGCGGGTCGGCCGGGTCGGAGACGTCCAGGACCACGAGGCCGTAGGTGTTGGCGCAGAAGTAGGCGAGGGTGCCTGACACGGCGCAGGAGAACCCGAAACGGTCCGTGTACGACCCGAGGAGGACGGGCGTCGCGGAAGTGCTCACGTCCACAAGGTGGAGGCCCCCGTATCGCTCGGATACGAAGGCCGTGTTCCCCGAGACCGTCACCGAGCGGAGGGACCCCCCGGGCCTTGACCAGAGTCCGAGTTGGACGGGCGCGGAGGGGTCCGAAACGTCCATGACCGCGAGGCCTTCAGAATACCTGGCCACGTAGGCGAGGCTCCCGTTGGTGTGCAGAGAGAGCGTGGACTCCTCCGAATCGTCCCGGTAGCCCAGTTCCCCCATGGCGGCGGGAGCGGACACGTCGAGAATCCGGAGCCCCCCGAAATCGTCGCCCACGAAGGCCCGGCTCCCATCGAGCCAGACATGCATGGCGACGCCGGGCGTGTCGATCTGCCCCAGGAGCGCGGGCGCCGAGGGGATGGTGACGTCCAGGGCCTTGATGCCGCCGGGACCGTCGCACAGGAAGGCCGTGGCTCCTGAAAGAACGACCCATTCGGTGTAGTTGGGCGTCACGTAGGAGCCCACTTCCACGGGAAGGGCCGGATTGGCGAGGCTGAAGACCCTCATCCCGTTGGTGGCATCGGCCACGTACAGGTATTCGCCCGATCGGGCCACGCTTTCGGGCCAATCCCCGAGATCCACGGCGGTGAGGAGCACGGGGACGGCGGGATTCGTCACGTTCATCACGACCAGCCCGTCGTAGGCGTCCACCACATAGGCGTACTTGGTGAAGGCCTTCTCATACAAAGTGAGGTCCCTGGCGTGCGAGGTGGCGAGGGTCCCGATGATGGAAGGCGAGGTGAGGGGGGAGAGGCTGACGACCCGCAGGCCCGAGGTCTGGTCCGCCGCGTAGAGCAGGCCCCCGTAGAACTCCATCCCGCCTCGAAGGCCCGCGAAGCCGCCCAGGGTTGAGACCTCGGAGGGAGTCTCCGGGTCGGCAAGGTCGTAGATCGTGAGCGTTCCGTTGGTCAGGGGAGCGAAGAGATACCCTTCCGCCACGAGCAACTCTCCTTCGTCCACTGGCGCGGGGAGGGGGAGTTCCCGGACGACGGAAGGATGGGCGGGATCGGAAACCTCCAGCACCGTCAAGTAAAGGCCGTTCCCATAATAGGCGTACGCACCGTAGACCACCGAGGAACGGACCATACCATACGGCTTCTCGGGCCAGCGCCCCACCCGGGTCAAGCACCCCGTGGTGAAGCTCCGGGGTCCGTCCGAGGAGAGAACCGCGCCGCAGGGCGTTCGGGCCTCCACGTCCCAGTAGTAGGTGGCTCCCGGCGTCAGCCCCTCGACCGAGGTTTCCGTCGCAGTCAGCCCAGAGGTGTGAAGGGGAGGCGGGCTGGTCGTGCCCAGGCGGAGATCGTAGGACGTGGCGCCGTCGCTTGGCGTCCAGTAAAAGGCCGCGCTCGTGGAGAGGCTAGCGGAGGCGTCCGGCGGGTGGAGGACGGTGAAGGCGCCCGGAGTGGGATCGCAGATCGTTGTGGAAGCGTCGGCGGAGTTGTTGGCCGCCGAAGGGTCGAACACCGAGCCCGACACCTCCGCGTGGGCGGCCGCCGTCCCCGGAGGCCCCACGGTGAAGGCCGCGGAAAGCGAATCCGTGGCGCCCGAGGCCATGGCGCCCACGGACGCCGTCAAGGTCAGGGTTCCCGCGTCCCAGGACCAGCGTGGGTCGCTGGATCCGGGGAGGAAAGTCAGGGTGGTCCCCACGGGCGAGAAGGTCTCCGTGACCGTTGCTGAGGAGGTGTCGGGGCCTCCATTGGACAGGGAGAGGGTGTAGGTCAGGGTGGTGTTCTCGGGAACGGGGTCGGGAGCATCGGTGAAGGCGGTGATGGCGAGGTCCGCGATCGGCGAAACGGTAGTCGTGGCGGAGGCCGAGTCGTTTCCCGAATCGGGATCGGTGGTGGAGGAGGAGACGGAGGCGTCGGCCTCGAGGGAGCCGGTCCCGGAAACGGTGAAGACCGCGTCGAGGGAGGTGGAGACCCCATCGGCCAGGGTTCCCAGGTCGGCGGTGAGGGTCATGGTCCCCGCATCCCAGGCCCACCGCGCGTCGCTCGAGCCAGGGACGAAGGCGACGGAGACCCCGGCGGGCGCCAGGACGAGGGAGACGATGGCGCCCTCGGCCTCATCGGGCCCGTCATTCTCGATGGTCAGGCCGTATGTGAGGTCCTGCAGGTTGTTCACGGGATCGGGAGAATCGGTGAAGGAGGCGATTCGAAGGTCCGCTTCGGCGTGAAGGCGCAGGTCCATCTCGGGCCAGCCGTTGATGGGGGGGCTGAACCAGCGTCCAGAGCCTTGGTAGGGAAGGGTCACCGGATCGAAGAGGAGCCGCGCCCGCCAGTGGTACCCGCCGGCGTCATCCAGACCGGTGATCGCGTTCTGAAGAGCCGCGCCCGAGAGGGACGAGTCGGCCCAGGCAGAAACCTGGAGCCCCGTCCCGTCGAAGGCCGCGCCGAAGGGCTTGACCTCCGTCTGAAGGCGGAGGTTGCCGCGCCCGAAGGGGGAGCGGCCCAGGGCCGCGATCCGGAAGCCGTCCCGGTCGTCGGAGAGGCCCAAGGGACCGATGGGGGCCGAATCGTCAAGGCGTCTCTGCCCGGGGGTCAGGGCAAGGCCTCCTCCCCCTCCGCCGCCGTAGAAGAAGGCCACTCGGCCTTCGTCCGATTCCCCGTTGTCGTACCCTTGGGCGCAGATCAGGAGGTCCGCTCTGCCGTCTCCGTCCACGTCCCCGGCGGAGGAAGCCGCCAGCCCGAAGAACTCGCCGGCCTGGATGCCCTCCCACGTGGTGGCGGAGGGCGTGGAGGGACCGGTGACGGAGCCATAGAAAGCCCACGCCTTGCCGCAATTGGCCCCGGCGGAGCCGTCGAAGGCGAGTGCACCGGCGGCGAAGTCGGAAAAGCCGTCGCCATTCCAGTCTCCCCCGCCTGAAAGGCCGTACCCGAACTGGGCGTCGGCCTGATCGGATTCGGCGGCCCAAGACGGCGTGGCGGCCAGGCCCGACGCCGAGCCCTGGAAGAGGCACACCCGCCCCTCGTGGATTTGACCGGAAGAGTGATTCGGGGCCCCCACGAGGAGGTCCGAGTAGCCGTCTCCGTTCACATCTCCAGCGCCCGCCGCGCGCCATCCGAAGCGTTCGGACTCGCCGTCGCTCGCGGCGGACCAGTCGAAGTTGGCGGGCGTGCCGGCATCACCGAGGCCCGAGGTGGAGCCGTACCAGACGAAGACGCGCCCCCGGTCGCCGTTGTAGGCGTATTCGGCCACAAACACGTCCGAGAATCCGTCGCCGTTCACGTCCCCCGCGGAACCCACTGAGTTTCCGAACCACGCCTCGGCCTGGTCGCTGGCGGCCGTCCAATCGGGAGAGGCGGCCAATCCGGCGGGCGACCCGTGAAACAGGTAGGCGCGTCCCGGGCAATGGCAGTCCCATAGAGTGGGCGCTCCCAGGAGGACGTCGGCGTAGCCGTCGCCGTTGACGTCTCCGGCGGAGGCCACGGGATTGCCCATCGTCCGGTAAGCGAGATTCGATTCGAAGGCCCAGTCCGGGGATCCTCCCAGACCCGATGGGGAACCCAGGAACAGGAGCGCGCGCCCCTCGCGGGTCTGGCCGTTGCTGTACCCCGCCTCCCCGATGAGGACGTCGGCGTAGCCGTCGCCGTTGACGTCTCCGGCTCCCGCCGCCGAGACGCCGAGCCAGCCATCCGGCTGGGTGCCTTCCAGGGTCCAATCGGGCGTGGCGTCGGGGCCCCCGGCGCTTCCGAAGAAGAGCTCGACCTTCCCCGCATTGGCGCCTCCTGCGGTGTCGAAGCCGTTGGAGCCTAGGAGGAAATCATCGAAGCCGTCGCCATTCACGTCGCCGGCGGAGGCGAGGGAGGTGCCCCAGTAGGCATTCGCCTGGTTCCCCTCCGTGGACCAGGAGGAGGCGGCGCCAAGGCCGTCGGGGCCCCCGTGGAAGACGTAGGCGCGTCCCTCGTCCGCCTGGCCATTGTCGTAGAGCATGGCGCCCGCGATGATATCCGCGTAGCCGTCGCCGTTCACGTCGCCTGCGGTGGCCACGGGGAAGCCCAGGCAGGCCGTGTTCTGGTCGCTCTCCGCGGTCCAGGACGCCGTGGCGGCGGGACCGCCGGACCCGCCCAGGTAAA
This Acidobacteriota bacterium DNA region includes the following protein-coding sequences:
- a CDS encoding FG-GAP-like repeat-containing protein, with amino-acid sequence MSERRLTALGRHRWPSLFGLVAASTALWLAGSASLKAADPPPAPEGWLETVQRQLEASEYEISWQTRTSLNGIPEAFQAPNRAQGFRTCFVPEGIWIIPRRPSEPSWKLGLRLPGADAANPPLPRVDGAVALFERPGLVLSVENSPRGLLFRWTLSAQEGHGQEARVPLLRRVDGLLPSLASDGRAIDFRAPGGGPAVLRLGELRAADAAGRSLSVRLVGTKGHDSRLFVAFGEAPAWPVTVEALATAASWTGEADQADANFGYGAGTAGDVNGDGYSDVIVGAPGYDNGQSGEGRAYVYYGSASGLATSPAWTAESDMANASFGRVVGTAGDVNGDGFSDVIIGASGYTNGESLEGAAFVYHGGPGGLSATPDWTVEGGQAGAQLGMSAGTAGDVNGDGYSDVLSGAYYYDDGETDEGVVFVFHGSPAGLSTGYAASLQANQAYARFGTSAGTAGDVNGDGYADVIVGADGYDGAFGDDGGAFVFLGSASGLLTPPALSATSGQASAGFGISVGTAGDVNGDGYADVVVGAPNYDLGQSNEGAAFVYLGGSSGPSASPAWTGQADQADARYGFSVSSAGDVNGDTYADLLIGSMYFTNGQFREGRLFVYLGGSGGPAATASWTAESDQNTACLGFPVATAGDVNGDGYADIIAGAMLYDNGQADEGRAYVFHGGPDGLGAASSWSTEGNQANAYWGTSLASAGDVNGDGFDDFLLGSNGFDTAGGANAGKVELFFGSAGGPDATPDWTLEGTQPDGWLGVSAAGAGDVNGDGYADVLIGEAGYSNGQTREGRALLFLGSPSGLGGSPDWAFESNLAYRTMGNPVASAGDVNGDGYADVLLGAPTLWDCHCPGRAYLFHGSPAGLAASPDWTAASDQAEAWFGNSVGSAGDVNGDGFSDVFVAEYAYNGDRGRVFVWYGSTSGLGDAGTPANFDWSAASDGESERFGWRAAGAGDVNGDGYSDLLVGAPNHSSGQIHEGRVCLFQGSASGLAATPSWAAESDQADAQFGYGLSGGGDWNGDGFSDFAAGALAFDGSAGANCGKAWAFYGSVTGPSTPSATTWEGIQAGEFFGLAASSAGDVDGDGRADLLICAQGYDNGESDEGRVAFFYGGGGGGGLALTPGQRRLDDSAPIGPLGLSDDRDGFRIAALGRSPFGRGNLRLQTEVKPFGAAFDGTGLQVSAWADSSLSGAALQNAITGLDDAGGYHWRARLLFDPVTLPYQGSGRWFSPPINGWPEMDLRLHAEADLRIASFTDSPDPVNNLQDLTYGLTIENDGPDEAEGAIVSLVLAPAGVSVAFVPGSSDARWAWDAGTMTLTADLGTLADGVSTSLDAVFTVSGTGSLEADASVSSSTTDPDSGNDSASATTTVSPIADLAITAFTDAPDPVPENTTLTYTLSLSNGGPDTSSATVTETFSPVGTTLTFLPGSSDPRWSWDAGTLTLTASVGAMASGATDSLSAAFTVGPPGTAAAHAEVSGSVFDPSAANNSADASTTICDPTPGAFTVLHPPDASASLSTSAAFYWTPSDGATSYDLRLGTTSPPPLHTSGLTATETSVEGLTPGATYYWDVEARTPCGAVLSSDGPRSFTTGCLTRVGRWPEKPYGMVRSSVVYGAYAYYGNGLYLTVLEVSDPAHPSVVRELPLPAPVDEGELLVAEGYLFAPLTNGTLTIYDLADPETPSEVSTLGGFAGLRGGMEFYGGLLYAADQTSGLRVVSLSPLTSPSIIGTLATSHARDLTLYEKAFTKYAYVVDAYDGLVVMNVTNPAVPVLLTAVDLGDWPESVARSGEYLYVADATNGMRVFSLANPALPVEVGSYVTPNYTEWVVLSGATAFLCDGPGGIKALDVTIPSAPALLGQIDTPGVAMHVWLDGSRAFVGDDFGGLRILDVSAPAAMGELGYRDDSEESTLSLHTNGSLAYVARYSEGLAVMDVSDPSAPVQLGLWSRPGGSLRSVTVSGNTAFVSERYGGLHLVDVSTSATPVLLGSYTDRFGFSCAVSGTLAYFCANTYGLVVLDVSDPADPHEVFRLDTPGGARMVALDAGRAYLADANGGLRILDLSDPVHP